In Synergistaceae bacterium, a genomic segment contains:
- the ilvD gene encoding dihydroxy-acid dehydratase has translation MRSHTVTKGADRAPHRSLFNACGFTAEEINRPLIGVIYAFSEIVPGHIHLDKLAEAAKAGVYMAGGTPILMPVIGVCDGIVMGHGGMRYSLASRELIADSVETMAAAHCVDGLVLIPNCDKIIPGMIMAAARLNIPSVLVSGGPMLAGRKSDSKGGFEAINLNTNFEAVGALKGGLIDDAELRRVEETSCPTCGSCSGMYTANSMNCLAEAIGIALPGNGTIPAVYAARTQLAKHAGMKVMELLERDIKPRDIINEKSIQNALAVDMALGCSTNSVLHLLAIANEAEIPLNLEKINEISGHVPNLCHLAPAGHHHVQDLHEAGGLPAVMKHLAEAGHVDASAITATGKTVGENVRDAVNRNPEVIRPLSNPYSAAGGIAILWGNIARGGCVVKQSAVAPEMMVHSGPARVFDSEEQAIDAIFGGKIKAGDVIVIRYEGPRGGPGMREMLAPTSALAGMKLDKSVALITDGRFSGASRGASIGHVSPEAAEGGSIALLREGDVIEIDIPKHSVNVRISDEELQSRLKDHTIPAPRVSRGWLARYSSQVSSASTGAVMRFNGLNK, from the coding sequence CGCCTGTGGGTTTACCGCGGAGGAAATAAATCGTCCTCTAATCGGCGTGATTTATGCTTTCAGCGAAATTGTTCCCGGCCACATCCACCTGGATAAGCTGGCGGAAGCCGCGAAGGCAGGCGTCTATATGGCTGGTGGAACACCGATCTTGATGCCGGTGATCGGCGTGTGCGACGGTATCGTCATGGGACACGGTGGGATGCGATATTCTCTGGCTTCTCGGGAGCTGATCGCCGATTCGGTAGAGACTATGGCGGCTGCGCACTGTGTGGACGGACTCGTTTTGATCCCCAACTGTGACAAAATCATTCCAGGAATGATCATGGCCGCGGCACGCCTCAATATCCCCTCCGTCCTGGTCTCTGGAGGCCCCATGTTGGCGGGCAGAAAAAGCGACTCCAAAGGTGGCTTCGAGGCCATCAACCTCAACACGAACTTCGAGGCGGTGGGGGCGCTCAAGGGCGGACTGATCGACGACGCCGAGCTTCGTCGTGTTGAGGAAACATCCTGCCCCACCTGCGGATCTTGCTCTGGCATGTACACAGCCAACTCCATGAACTGCCTGGCTGAGGCCATCGGCATCGCGCTTCCTGGCAATGGCACGATACCCGCCGTCTATGCGGCCCGCACTCAGCTCGCCAAACACGCGGGCATGAAGGTGATGGAACTCCTGGAACGCGACATCAAACCTCGCGACATCATCAACGAAAAATCCATTCAAAACGCGCTGGCGGTGGACATGGCACTGGGTTGCTCCACAAACAGCGTACTGCACCTTTTAGCTATCGCCAACGAGGCCGAGATTCCACTAAACCTCGAAAAAATCAACGAAATTAGCGGCCACGTCCCAAACCTTTGCCACCTGGCTCCCGCTGGGCATCACCACGTTCAAGACCTTCATGAGGCGGGGGGTCTTCCTGCCGTGATGAAGCATCTCGCGGAAGCCGGCCATGTGGACGCCTCCGCCATAACCGCGACAGGCAAAACCGTCGGGGAAAACGTTCGCGACGCCGTCAACAGAAATCCAGAGGTGATTCGCCCCCTCTCGAACCCTTACAGTGCCGCCGGGGGCATTGCCATCCTATGGGGAAATATCGCGCGCGGCGGTTGCGTCGTTAAACAGAGCGCAGTGGCTCCCGAGATGATGGTTCACTCCGGCCCAGCCAGGGTTTTCGACTCGGAAGAACAGGCGATCGATGCCATCTTCGGGGGCAAAATCAAGGCGGGAGACGTCATCGTTATCCGCTATGAAGGTCCGCGAGGGGGTCCCGGTATGCGTGAAATGCTGGCGCCGACCTCGGCTCTGGCGGGCATGAAACTCGACAAGAGCGTCGCGCTTATCACCGATGGGCGTTTTTCGGGCGCGTCCCGGGGCGCTTCTATCGGACATGTCTCTCCGGAGGCCGCTGAAGGGGGGTCGATAGCCTTGCTCAGAGAGGGCGATGTCATTGAAATCGATATACCGAAGCACAGCGTCAACGTCCGAATTTCGGACGAGGAGCTTCAGAGCAGATTGAAAGACCACACGATTCCAGCTCCGCGGGTCTCGCGCGGTTGGCTAGCGCGGTATTCGAGTCAGGTGAGTTCCGCGAGTACCGGAGCCGTAATGCGTTTTAATGGCCTAAACAAGTGA